The Streptococcus mitis region AGCGCAAGCCACCCTTGTCCTGTGGGCCGTCCGTAAAGACATGGCCAAGGTGAGAATCTCCAACTCGGCTCCGCACTTCCATGCGTGTCATATTGTAAGACTTATCTTCCTTGTAGGTGGCAACATCTGGACTGATGGGTTGGGTAAAACTAGGCCAGCCACAACCAGACTCAAACTTATCCTTTGATGAAAAGAGAGGTTCACCAGTTGCTACATCCACATAGATACCAGATTCAAATTTATCCCAGTAACGGTTTGAAAAAGCTCGTTCTGTTTGATTTTTCTGGGTGACTGCATACTCCTCAGGTGACAAGGTCTTTTTCAATTCTTCATCACTTGGCTTAGGATATTTGCTGGCATCAATGACGGGGTAGGCCGCCTGATTAACATTGATATGGCAGTAGCCATTTGGATTTTTCTTTAGATAGTCTTGGTGGTAATCCTCTGCCACTACAAAATTCTTCAAGATCTCCTTTTCAACTGCTAGAGGTTGATCGTATTTCTTAGCCACCTCATCAAAGACTTGGTTAATCACCTCTAAATCCTTGTCATCTGTGTAATAAACACCAGTACGGTACTGGGTTCCCACATCATTTCCTTGTTTATTTTTGCTGGTTGGATTGATAATGCGGAAGTAATGAAGCAGGATTTCTTTGAGAGAAATTTGATTAGCATCATAGGTAATATGGACAGTCTCTGCATGTCCTGTTTGGTTAATCAATTCGTACTTGGTTGTTTCCCCTCTACCATTTGCATAGCCTGATACGGCATCTGTCACCCCGGGAACGCGTGAGAAGTATTCCTCCACTCCCCAGAAACAACCTCCAGCTAGATAAATTTCGTGCAAGTCTGCATCTTTAC contains the following coding sequences:
- the msrB gene encoding peptide-methionine (R)-S-oxide reductase MsrB, with the translated sequence MNDKVKLFVLAGIFFLAISGFYFLLMRNAGQTDSSQIEKAAVSQGGKTVKKTEVSKDADLHEIYLAGGCFWGVEEYFSRVPGVTDAVSGYANGRGETTKYELINQTGHAETVHITYDANQISLKEILLHYFRIINPTSKNKQGNDVGTQYRTGVYYTDDKDLEVINQVFDEVAKKYDQPLAVEKEILKNFVVAEDYHQDYLKKNPNGYCHINVNQAAYPVIDASKYPKPSDEELKKTLSPEEYAVTQKNQTERAFSNRYWDKFESGIYVDVATGEPLFSSKDKFESGCGWPSFTQPISPDVATYKEDKSYNMTRMEVRSRVGDSHLGHVFTDGPQDKGGLRYCINSLSIRFIPKDQMEEKGYAYLLDYVD